In Campylobacter concisus, the genomic window TGCCGCCAAGGATTTGTGCTGCAAATTTTACCCAAGCACCAGCTTTTATAGGGGCATTTTTCACGCCAGCTGCAAGAGAAATTTTACCCTCTTCATCGACTTGCACTAGTAAGATCGCAGCCTTTTCGTGCTCGTTTTTAAACTCATCTATCAAAGTTTTTATGTCGCCACCATCGATGCTTGCTACGCAAAGTTTGGTCTCATTTACGTTTAAAAAGGCTAGGGCGTGAGAATTTTTAGCATTTTTTAGCTTATCTTTTAGCGTTTTTAGCTCGCTTTTTAGCTTTTTGACGGCATTTAGTGGCTCGGTGCTTTTTAGTTCATCTTTTAGCTCATCAAGCTCAGCTCTAAATGACCTTGCTAAATTTAGCGCAGTCCTTGAGCAAACAGCCTCTATACGCCTAACGCCAGCGCTTACGCCACTCTCTTTTGTGATGAAAAACGATCCGATCTCATCTATATTTTTAACGTGTGTACCGCCACAAAGCTCTTTGCTGACATCGCCAAAGCTAACGACTCTCACATCATCAGCGTATTTTTCATTAAATAGTGCGATAGCTCCGCTATTCTTAGCATCTTCGAGTTTCATAAGTTCTGTTTTTGAGTTAGCACCATTTAGTATCCACTCATTTACCAAATTTTCGATCTTTGAAATTTCTTCGCTAGTAAGTGCCTTTGGATGTGAGAAGTCAAACCTTAGCCTATCTGCCTCGACATTTGAGCCAGCTTGAGCGATGTGCGTGCCAAGCACGTTTCTAAGGGCTGCATGAAGCAAGTGTGTGGCGCTGTGGTGACGTGCGATCTGGGCTCTATCACTGCCAACTTCAAGCTCTACTTCGTCATCAACTTTTAGCGCTGCATTAGTTTTTACTAAAGATAAATTTAGTCCATGAAATTTTTGCGTATCAAGCACATTTGCTTTGCCCACTATCTTACCGCTATCGCCGCACTGGCCGCCACTTTGAGCGTAAAATGGAGTGACATCAAACATCACCCAGCCCTCTTTGCCAGCGTCTAAACTATCTACATTTTTAAATTCTTCATCAAGCAGGGCTAAAATTTTGCTTTTGCTCTTAAGCTCTTCGTAGCCTATAAATTTATTCTCGCCAAATTTTTCAAGTAGCTCTTTAAAATCGCCCTTCGCACTCTTGTCGCCACTGCCTTTCCAAGCAGCTTTTGCACGTGCTTTTTGCTCGCTCATAAGCTCATCAAACCTTGCCTCATCGACTTTTAAGCCCTTTTCTCTAAGCATATCAGCTGTTAGATCAAGTGGAAAGCCAAATGTGTCATAAAGCTTAAACGCAGCCTCTCCGCTAAAAATTTCTTTTGTATTTTTAAGCTCGCTCTCAAATAGTTCTAAGCCACTCGCGATCGTGGCTAAAAATCTCTCTTCTTCAAGCTTTATCTGCTCTTTTACAGCCGCTTTTTTCTCATTTAGATAGGTGTAGTGCTCGCCCATTAGCTCGCAAACTTTATCGACAAGCTTATACATAAATGGCTCTTTTATACCTAGCAAGTATCCATGGCGGATCGCACGGCGTAAGATGCGGCGAAGCACGTAGCCACGGCCTTCTTTGTCAAATGTTGTACCTTGAGCTAGCAAAAATGTAACCGAGCGGATGTGATCGCTTATGACGCGGTAGCTAGCGCCACTTTCATAGACGTATGGCTTGCCACAAAGTTTTGCTACTTCGCTAATTAGTGGCATAAAAAGTGTGCTGTCGTAGTTGCTAAATTTACCTTGCAAGATAGCAGTAACGCGCTCAAGTCCCATGCCAGTATCAATGCTTGGCTTTGGAAGTGGGCTTAGCTTGCCGTCCGCACTTCTTTCATACTGCATGAAAACAAGGTTCCAGATCT contains:
- the alaS gene encoding alanine--tRNA ligase, whose amino-acid sequence is MQNLDIRKAYLDFFKSKGHEVVASAPLVPNDATLLFTNAGMVPFKSIFTGEVPRPTPPIRTSCQTCIRAGGKHNDLDNVGYTARHHTFFEMLGNFSFGEYFKKEAIAYAWEFVTEVLKLPKDKLYVTVHESDDEAFEIWSTHIAKERIYRFGDHDNFWQMGDTGPCGPCSEIFYDQGAEHFNTPEDYMGGDGDRFLEIWNLVFMQYERSADGKLSPLPKPSIDTGMGLERVTAILQGKFSNYDSTLFMPLISEVAKLCGKPYVYESGASYRVISDHIRSVTFLLAQGTTFDKEGRGYVLRRILRRAIRHGYLLGIKEPFMYKLVDKVCELMGEHYTYLNEKKAAVKEQIKLEEERFLATIASGLELFESELKNTKEIFSGEAAFKLYDTFGFPLDLTADMLREKGLKVDEARFDELMSEQKARAKAAWKGSGDKSAKGDFKELLEKFGENKFIGYEELKSKSKILALLDEEFKNVDSLDAGKEGWVMFDVTPFYAQSGGQCGDSGKIVGKANVLDTQKFHGLNLSLVKTNAALKVDDEVELEVGSDRAQIARHHSATHLLHAALRNVLGTHIAQAGSNVEADRLRFDFSHPKALTSEEISKIENLVNEWILNGANSKTELMKLEDAKNSGAIALFNEKYADDVRVVSFGDVSKELCGGTHVKNIDEIGSFFITKESGVSAGVRRIEAVCSRTALNLARSFRAELDELKDELKSTEPLNAVKKLKSELKTLKDKLKNAKNSHALAFLNVNETKLCVASIDGGDIKTLIDEFKNEHEKAAILLVQVDEEGKISLAAGVKNAPIKAGAWVKFAAQILGGNGGGKEDFATAGGKNALAIEDAIKSSLEYARQALEK